The Streptomyces noursei ATCC 11455 sequence CGACCTGGTGAAGTACGCCCCGACCGCCTTCAACCAGTCGCCGCTGCGGATCACCCTGGTCCGTTCCGAGGACGCCCGCAAGCGCCTGGTCGCGCACGCCATGGGCGCCAACGGCCCGAAGACCCTGGCCGCGCCGCTGACCGTGGTGCTCTCCGTCGACCTGGACTTCCACGAGAAGCTGCCGCGGCTCTTCCCGGCCCTGCCGAACGTCAAGGACGACTTCTTCTCCGAGGCCGGGTACCGCGAGGTCGCCGGCACCCAGAACGCCACCCTCCAGGCCGGCTACTTCATCCTCGGCATCCGCGCCGCCGGCCTGGCCGCCGGCCCGATGACCGGCTTCGACTTCACCGGCGTCGACAAGGAGTTCTTCGGCGACGGCAAGCAGAAGTCCTTCCTGGTCATCAACCTCGGCAAGCCCGCCGCCGACGCCTTCTTCCCGCGCTCCCCCCGCCTGTCCTTCGACGAGGCCGCGACCACCGTCTGAGCCGCCCCCGGCCCGACGCATCACGAGGCCGCCGCACCCCAACCGGGTGCGGCGGCCTCGTCGTTGCTCCTGCGGCGTGCCCGGCGAACGGGGCGGGCCGGCCGCTCAGCCCTTCTTGGCGACCAGGGCCGCGGCCAGCTCCGCCAGCCGCCCGTACGGCGCGGTGCCGGTGACGACCGTGGTCACCCCCGGCTCCTCGTTGACCAGCGCCTTGTAGGTGTCGCCCTGGTAGCGGTCCCACTTCTTGCCGCCGACGGCCTGCTGGCCGGCGACCTTGGCCGCGCCCAGTGTCACGTCCTGGATGAACTGCTTGGCGGGCGCATCGCTCTGCTCGACGGCCGCGTACTGCTGCTCCGGGTCGAGCAGCCCCAGGTGCCAGGCGCCGCCCTTGCCGTCGTTGCTGGCCTGGTAGCTCACGGAGGTGGTCCGCCAGGTCTTGGGCAGGCCCTCGGGGGCGGCGACCGGGTACGGGGCGGCGCGTCGGGCGGTGATGATCTCGACGCGGGTGTCGACGGTCTGCACCGCGTTCTTCTCCGCGGTCGCGCTGTCGTCGTGCGGGATGAAGAAGTAGATCGCCCCGACCAGGACGCCGATCACCGCCAGCGACAGAACCATGTCCGTCACTCTTTGCCTGCCTCGCATACCAGCCACGTCCCTATGGTCCCCTATGCCCGTCGGCGACCGGACGCGGCCCCCTCGGACCCCACCCACCTGCCCAAACGGAGCGGCGTCCGGATAACGGGCGGCGGGGGCGCTACCCAGCCAGTGGCTTGCTCATGCGAAGGCCCCCCTGCTCATTTTCGCGACCTACCGATAAAGTCATGAGCACCCTCATCAATCCGGCCGTCGCCGTACAGAAAGGTGCGCTCGATGACCGAGCATCATCTCCCGTCCCAACTCGAGGTCAGCCCGGAGGCCCCGGACCGCAACCTCGCCCTGGAGCTGGTCCGGGTGACCGAGGCCGGCGCCATGGCATCGGGCCGCTGGGTCGGACGTGGTGACAAGAACGGCGCGGACGGCGCGGCGGTGAAGGCCATGCGCGCCCTGATCCACACCGTCTCCATGAACGGCGTCGTGGTCATCGGGGAGGGCGAGAAGGACAACGCCCCGATGCTCTACAACGGCGAGCGGGTCGGCGACGGCACCGGCCCGGAGTGCGACGTGGCCGTGGACCCGGTGGACGGCACCACGCTGACCGCCAAGGGCATGGCCAACGCGGTCTCCGTGATGGCGGTCGCCGAGCGGGGCTCGATGTTCGACCCGTCCGCGGTCTTCTACATGGACAAGCTCGCCACCGGCCCGGAGGCGGCGGACTTCGTCGACATCACCGCCCCGGTCGCGGTGAACATCAAGCGGATCGCCAAGGCGAAGAAGTCCGCCGTCGAGGACGTCACCGTCGTCATCCTGGACCGGCCGCGCCACGAGGGCCTGGTCAAGGAGGTCCGGGAGGCCGGCGCGCGGATCAAGTTCATCTCCGACGGCGATGTCGCCGGCGCGATCATGGCGGCCCGCGAGGGCACCGGCGTGGACCTGCTGCTGGGCATCGGCGGCACGCCCGAGGGCATCATCGCGGCCTGTGCGCTGAAGTGCATGGGCGGCACCTTCCAGGGGAAGCTGTGGCCCAAGGACGACGACGAGCGGCAGCGCGCCATCGACGCCGGCCACGACCTGGACAAGGTCCTGCAGATCGAGGACCTGGTCCGCGGTGACAACGTCTTCTTCGTCGCCACCGGCATCACCGACGGCGAGCTGCTGCGCGGCGTCCGCTACCGCGCGGAGACCGCCTACACCCAGTCCCTGGTGATGCGCTCCAAGTCCGGCACCATCCGCCAGATCGACTCCGAGCACCGCCTCTCCAAGCTGCGGGCCTACAGCTCGATCGACTTCGAGCGCCCGAGCTGATCCGGGCCGTCCCGGCACGCAACTCGCCCCCGTCGGAAGCGACTTCCGGCGGGGGCGAGCTGCTCCCCCAGCTGCCGCCGGGGGGTGCGCCCAGCCGCGGGTGCGGGAGCCCGTGCGGACTCGCGTGCGGTCAGCCGGCCGCGGGCATCGGGGCGGCGGCCCGCTGCAGTTCGTTCTCCCGGCGCCGCCTGCGGGTCAGCACCACCCGGCGCTCGGCGGCCGTCAGCCCGCCCCAGACGCCGTACGGCTCCGGCTGGAGCAGGGCGTGCTCCCGGCACTCGACCATCACCGGGCAGCGGGCGCAGACCCGCTTCGCGGCTTCCTCCCTGGCCAGCCGTGCGGCGGTGGGCTCCTTGGAGGGGGCGAAGAAGAGCCCGGCCTCGTCCCGGCGGCACACCGCCTCCGAATGCCAGGGGCCGGCCTCGTCACGAGCGTGCCCTCGCTGGGACGGGACGACAGCGGCATCCTGCAGGGGCTGATGCGGTAGCAGCACGGTCTACTCCTGACGACGGCTTCGGCGAGAGAAATCACCCTTGCCCGTCTCGCTGCGCACGGCCTTTTTCGCACCCCGCAGCCGTACGAGAGACGATGCACCAGCCCTACCCGCTGTACGCGGGCTTATGCACACCGTGGCGATCGAGGACGTGACGACCGGTGCCGCAACGGCCCCTGCGACTAGCCGAGTCGGCGGCGCCGGCGCTCCTCCCACCGCTCGTGGCGCTCCGCCCGCAGTCGGTCCATCCGCTCGTGCCGCTCGGCGCGGAGCTCGTCCATCCGTTCGTGCCGCTCGGCACGCAGCTCGTCCAACCGCTCGCGCCGGTCGCCGCGCAGCCGGTCCCGCAGATCGCGGATCCAGGCGCCGCGCTTGGGCTTGGCCTCCACGCTGCCCAGCAGCGCGAAGCCGTTCACGTCCACCTCGGGTGCGTTGCCGTCCTCCGCCTCGTGGGTCTCCACCTCGAAGGAGCCCAGGATGCCGGAGCCGCTGCTGCGCAGGGTGATGTTCTCCGGCACCCGGACCTCGACGCTGCCGAAGACGGAGGCGACGTTGATCTGCACCCGCTGCTGCGGGAAGACCGCCTCGGTCAGGTCGATCTCCACACTGCCGAAGATCGCGACCGCGTTGATCCGCCGCGGGACCCGCCAGCGGCCCTTGCGGTTGGCCGCGCTGAAGATCGCGACGAGGTTCTGGTCGGCCTCCGGGCCGGCCGGGCCGTACTCATAGGGATCCGCGGCCGGCTGCGGCCGGGCGCCGACGGCGGGCAGGTCCCGCACGACGGGCTCCAACTCGCCGAGGGTCTTGGCGCGGTAGACCGCGTCGATCCGCTCGGCGTGCTCCTCGGCGTCCAGCCGGCCCTCGGCCAGCGCCTCCCGCAGGATCTCCGCGACCCGGTCGCGGTCCGCGTCCGAGGCGCGCATCTCGGCCTGGGCCACCGGCCTGCCCTGCGGCTTCGCCTCACCCTTGGTCAGTTTCACCGCCTGCTGATCCGGCTGTGCAAGCGGCCCGGGCGGGGTCTCGGGGCCCGGTCGTCCCCCGTTTCCTGAAGCGTCCACGACCACAGCGTACCGAAACGCGATAGATCGCGACTAGTGGAACGGGGGCGCGTCCGCAGGGACTGAGCCCTACCTCACAGCGGCGGCCCGACGCCGGGGTTCTACGCTGTTCAGGCGCTGCCGTAGAAGTCAGCCACCACCCCTCCGAGTAAGGACATATCCCCCATGCCGGAATTCGCCTATACCGACCTGCTCCCCACCGGCGAGGACAACACCCCCTACCGTCTGGTCACTTCGGAGGGCGTCAGCACCTTCGAAGCCGACGGCCGGACGTTCCTCAAGGTCGAGCCGGAGGCGCTGCGCAAGCTCGCCGCCGAGGCGATGCACGACATTGCGCACTACCTGCGCCCGACCCACCTGGCCCAGCTGCGCAAGATCCTGGACGACCCGGAGGCCAGCGCCAACGACCGCTTCGTCGCCCTGGACCTACTCAAGAACGCCAACATCGCCGCCGCCGGCGTGCTGCCGATGTGCCAGGACACCGGCACCGCGATCGTCATGGGCAAGCGCGGTCAGCACGTGCTGACCGAGGGCGGTGACGAGGCGGCCCTCTCCCGCGGCATCTACGACGCCTACACCCAGCTCAACCTGCGCTACTCGCAGATGGCGCCGCTGACCATGTGGGAGGAGAAGAACACCGGCTCCAACCTCCCGGCCCAGATCGAGCTGTACGCGACCGACGGCGGCGCCTACAAGTTCCTCTTCATGGCCAAGGGCGGCGGCTCGGCCAACAAGTCCTTCCTGTTCCAGGAGACCAAGGCCGTCCTCAACGAGGCGTCCATGATGAAGTTCCTGGAGCAGAAGATCCGCTCCCTCGGCACGGCCGCCTGCCCGCCGTACCACCTGGCCATCGTCGTCGGCGGCACCTCGGCCGAGTACGCGCTGAAGACCGCCAAGTACGCCTCCGCGCACTACCTGGACGAGCTGCCGGCCGAGGGCTCCCCGACCGGCCACGGCTTCCGTGACAAGGAGCTGGAGGAGAAGGTCTTCGAGCTGACCCAGAAGATCGGCATCGGCGCCCAGTTCGGCGGCAAGTACTTCTGCCACGACGTCCGCGTGGTCCGTCTGCCGCGGCACGGCGCCTCCTGCCCGGTCGCCATCGCCGTCTCCTGCTCCGCCGACCGCCAGGCCGTCGCCAAGATCACCGCCGAGGGCGTCTTCCTGGAGCAGCTGGAGACCGACCCGGCCCGCTTCCTCCCGGACACCACCGACGAGGAGCTGACCAAGGGCGCCGGAGCCGACCTCGACGCGGTCGCCATCGACCTCAACCGCCCGATGGCCGACGTCCTCGCCGAGCTGACCAAGCACCCGGTCAAGACCCGGCTCTCGCTCACCGGCACCCTGGTCGTCGCCCGCGACATCGCCCACGCCAAGATCAAGGAACGGCTGGACGCCGGCGAGGAGATGCCGCAGTACCTCAAGGACCACCCGGTCTACTACGCCGGTCCGGCCAAAACCCCCGAGGGCTACGCCTCCGGCTCCTTCGGCCCGACCACCGCCGGCCGGATGGACGCCTACGTCGAGCAGTTCCAGGCCGCCGGCGGCTCCAAGATCATGCTGGCCAAGGGCAACCGCTCCCAGCAGGTCACCGACGCCTGCGGCACGCACGGCGGCTTCTACCTGGGCTCCATCGGCGGCCCGGCCGCCCGCCTCGCCCAGGACTGCATCAAGAAGGTCGAGGTGCTCGAATACGAGGAGCTCGGCATGGAAGCCGTCTGGAAGATCGAGGTCGAGGACTTCCCCGCCTTCATCGTCGTCGACGACAAGGGCAACGACTTCTTCCAGGACCCGGCGCCGACGACGCCGACGTTCACCAGCATTCCGATGCGACCGGGGGCGTGACGACCCGGCGCCACTTCCGGCACCACGTCCTGACGTAACGTCCGGTATCACGTCCCACATAACGTCCCGGACGGTACGGTTCAACGGCCGTCATTCGCAGCGCGCGAATGACGGCCGTTAATTTTTCGCTAATTCACCCGGTCACGGCCATGGCTGGAATCTTTCCCCCTCCTCGCCGCCACCGGAACGCTCTCTCTCATGCGCTTGACCCGCGGAATTACGCACGTGTTACTCTCGCCGGCCACGCGATGGATGACGACATGTCAAGGGGGCGGAACGGATGTCGGGGGCAGGGGAATTCACGGTCGACGTCGAGGAGTTGGGTTCCCTGGCGACGCGATTGGAGCGCTGCACGGAGTCGATGAAGCACGCGAGCGGCGATCTGCGGAGCGCGACCACCGGAGATCTCGGCAACGACCAGATCGACAAGGCCGGGGCGGAGTTCAAAAGCTCCTGGGAATACGGCATCGACCAGATCACGCAGCTGACCGACGCCATCAAGCAGGGCTTGGAGACCACGGCCCGGGCATACAACGAGACGGACGACGCGGTACGGCAGGCGTTCACGAAGGGCGTCCGCCAGGGCGGCGGGGGCCCGGCCACCAGTCCGTTCGGCTGAGCGGCCGGTCGCAGTGCATGGCTTGGACGTCGACCAGAGACATGGGGGAAATGAGCAGTGTCGCTCGGTGAGCAGCTGTGGGGGTACGGCGGCGACCCGTACGAGGACAACGGCAACTTTCCCGGATTGCAGTTCAATCCGGCGCCCGGGGTCCCGCAGGCGGTCAGTGACCTGGTCGAGGACCTGAACCGGGCACAGAAGAACATCACGAGTGCGTCGGAGACGCTGCACAACATCGGCGACGGCGACTGGACCGGAACCGCCGCAGAAGCGTTCCGCGCCAAGACCCAGGCGCTTCCCAAACTCCTTGACGACGCCGGCAAGAGCTTCGAACTGGCTCACGGTGTGCTGCAGAAATGGCAGAACCAGCTGGGCGCGATGCAGTCCAAGGCGCATGCGTACGAGGCCGAGGCCAAGACCGCCCGCAAACGCGCCGAACGGGCCGAACGGAACGACGACCTGAACCTCTTCCGTTTCGGCGGAATCGGAATGACGGACGAGGAGGCCGCGGACGCCAAACAGCGCTACAGCGCGGCGCTCAACGAACTCGGCACGGCCCGCGAGGAACTGTCCGGCATCGTCTCCTCGGCCAACAACATCCGCAGCCAGCACGAGGAGCTCGCCGGAACCGTCGCCTCGGTACTCAAACTCGCCGCCGAACAGGCCCCCAAGGAACCGGGCTTCTTCGACAACCTCAAGAACGGCCTGGAGCAGCTGGTCAAAGACCACGAGGCCCTCTTCCACGCGGTCGGGCGTTGGGCCCAGGAACACGCCAACGCGATCGCGGCCATCGGGGATGTGTTGTCGACGCTCAGTACGCTCACCGGGCTGGTTGGATTCTGCTTCCCGCCGGCGGAAGAAGTCATGGCACCGATTTCCGGGCTGAGTTCGCTGGCCGCGTTTGCACTGCACAAGACGGCACAAGGCTTCGGCGGCAAAGACGTCGTCAGCGACCGGACAC is a genomic window containing:
- the glpX gene encoding class II fructose-bisphosphatase encodes the protein MTEHHLPSQLEVSPEAPDRNLALELVRVTEAGAMASGRWVGRGDKNGADGAAVKAMRALIHTVSMNGVVVIGEGEKDNAPMLYNGERVGDGTGPECDVAVDPVDGTTLTAKGMANAVSVMAVAERGSMFDPSAVFYMDKLATGPEAADFVDITAPVAVNIKRIAKAKKSAVEDVTVVILDRPRHEGLVKEVREAGARIKFISDGDVAGAIMAAREGTGVDLLLGIGGTPEGIIAACALKCMGGTFQGKLWPKDDDERQRAIDAGHDLDKVLQIEDLVRGDNVFFVATGITDGELLRGVRYRAETAYTQSLVMRSKSGTIRQIDSEHRLSKLRAYSSIDFERPS
- a CDS encoding putative T7SS-secreted protein yields the protein MSLGEQLWGYGGDPYEDNGNFPGLQFNPAPGVPQAVSDLVEDLNRAQKNITSASETLHNIGDGDWTGTAAEAFRAKTQALPKLLDDAGKSFELAHGVLQKWQNQLGAMQSKAHAYEAEAKTARKRAERAERNDDLNLFRFGGIGMTDEEAADAKQRYSAALNELGTAREELSGIVSSANNIRSQHEELAGTVASVLKLAAEQAPKEPGFFDNLKNGLEQLVKDHEALFHAVGRWAQEHANAIAAIGDVLSTLSTLTGLVGFCFPPAEEVMAPISGLSSLAAFALHKTAQGFGGKDVVSDRTLLEDELGIASFGLSKGATVAEKVGGAVLGEKVDELSKAAGWGSTGKTVVDWKHDLTSLGYFLPHNAGEALAVGGSLLLGGTAPPLGGLVVAFKHAWENGSEKDSAAARQQAG
- a CDS encoding WXG100 family type VII secretion target translates to MSGAGEFTVDVEELGSLATRLERCTESMKHASGDLRSATTGDLGNDQIDKAGAEFKSSWEYGIDQITQLTDAIKQGLETTARAYNETDDAVRQAFTKGVRQGGGGPATSPFG
- a CDS encoding fumarate hydratase yields the protein MPEFAYTDLLPTGEDNTPYRLVTSEGVSTFEADGRTFLKVEPEALRKLAAEAMHDIAHYLRPTHLAQLRKILDDPEASANDRFVALDLLKNANIAAAGVLPMCQDTGTAIVMGKRGQHVLTEGGDEAALSRGIYDAYTQLNLRYSQMAPLTMWEEKNTGSNLPAQIELYATDGGAYKFLFMAKGGGSANKSFLFQETKAVLNEASMMKFLEQKIRSLGTAACPPYHLAIVVGGTSAEYALKTAKYASAHYLDELPAEGSPTGHGFRDKELEEKVFELTQKIGIGAQFGGKYFCHDVRVVRLPRHGASCPVAIAVSCSADRQAVAKITAEGVFLEQLETDPARFLPDTTDEELTKGAGADLDAVAIDLNRPMADVLAELTKHPVKTRLSLTGTLVVARDIAHAKIKERLDAGEEMPQYLKDHPVYYAGPAKTPEGYASGSFGPTTAGRMDAYVEQFQAAGGSKIMLAKGNRSQQVTDACGTHGGFYLGSIGGPAARLAQDCIKKVEVLEYEELGMEAVWKIEVEDFPAFIVVDDKGNDFFQDPAPTTPTFTSIPMRPGA
- a CDS encoding malonic semialdehyde reductase — its product is MSLALDAAAQDLLFREAQTANTFTDEPVTDEQVQAIYDLVKYAPTAFNQSPLRITLVRSEDARKRLVAHAMGANGPKTLAAPLTVVLSVDLDFHEKLPRLFPALPNVKDDFFSEAGYREVAGTQNATLQAGYFILGIRAAGLAAGPMTGFDFTGVDKEFFGDGKQKSFLVINLGKPAADAFFPRSPRLSFDEAATTV
- a CDS encoding DUF4245 domain-containing protein yields the protein MRGRQRVTDMVLSLAVIGVLVGAIYFFIPHDDSATAEKNAVQTVDTRVEIITARRAAPYPVAAPEGLPKTWRTTSVSYQASNDGKGGAWHLGLLDPEQQYAAVEQSDAPAKQFIQDVTLGAAKVAGQQAVGGKKWDRYQGDTYKALVNEEPGVTTVVTGTAPYGRLAELAAALVAKKG
- a CDS encoding WhiB family transcriptional regulator, yielding MLLPHQPLQDAAVVPSQRGHARDEAGPWHSEAVCRRDEAGLFFAPSKEPTAARLAREEAAKRVCARCPVMVECREHALLQPEPYGVWGGLTAAERRVVLTRRRRRENELQRAAAPMPAAG